In the genome of Vanessa cardui chromosome 18, ilVanCard2.1, whole genome shotgun sequence, the window AacccgtgacaaaaatcaccagtacGCGCTAGCTCTAAAATCTCACGAAATGTATCTTTAGTCACCTTTTGGAGAAAGCACTATTAAGTGATTTGTTTAGATTTCGGTCTGTCTAACTTGTGGCGTGCGGGCGGCGCGCTCGCAACCCCGTGCGGCTCGCTGGAGTACGCCGCGCCGGAGCTGTTCGAGGACGGGCGTCGCTACGGACCGGAAGTCGATTTATGGAGCATGTCagtgatattttaaatacactaAAATTATTGAGCCCCATATCTATGAGATGAAAAAGTATCTCCTTGTCTTTATTGGTTTTTTTGGCGAAGTTGAGTTTGATTATGCTCATGGGTTGATGATATTTTCTATTCGACAATTTCTTCGTTAATTTAAATCGGATAGAAGCCATTACGATCACAAAACGCGGTGCcattaatctaataataatctaaaaataataataatctggtCTTTTCCCCAGCGGTGTGATAGTGTACGGCATGGTGACGGGTGGGTTACCATTCTCGTCGGCGACGGGAGGAGGGAGCGGCTCGCGTTCGCAGTTGCGAGCGGCAATCGCGCGCGGTATCACTCGTCGACAACGGGCAGCACTCGTCTGCGTCTCCACGGGTGAggtcacaacaacaacaatagcctgtaaatttcccactgctagaccaaagagctaaggcctcctcccccattgaggagaaggtttggaacatattcaaccacgctgttccaatgcgggtttgtggaatacatgcatgtatctaatgtcacattagacacacgcagttttcttcacgatgttttccttcactgccgggcacaagatgaattataaacacaaattaagcacagatgGATGGATATTGAGTAGTGGGTTTGAGCccacaattatcggttaagatgcacgcgttctgggCCTGGGTGAGTTTtactatattgaaaataaaatggcaACTGAAATTTTACAGCAAGATTTGATATAAATTCATGTAACTCAAATAACACACAATATCCCAGTGAACGGAGACGAAAACTGTACATTCCGAGTGCACACGCCTCGGAGTAATGAAGCTTATTGATTGCTCATAATTATATCCTCACTAGCCCACACAAGTGTCTCTAGACGGCGGTTAAGTATAGTGTTAGTACATAACTCATCCTTTGATCAGACGATTTGGAACTGATCCCACCTGCACAAATGGCGGTTGGTGATACACTTGGGACAATTTTATCCAACACATCGATGTTTTGTGCACCGGCGAGCACTAGAttcttataaatacaaataaattatacattaaatctCAGTGGTGCTACCAGGGTATGAAAATTAAGAACTAGCCGCTTCATTTAGATAATTCGACTGATTGTCTATGATGATGTTGTACCGACAATTAAGAGGCTTCACTGTTCATTAATAACTAGGTACCATAaactaaaaacttaaattaacgGAAATTGTTGGAAATTCAATCAATGCAAACAAATTGCCTTGTTAAATAAGAGTACTTTAttcaactattattattatttatgaaaaattaagCTTATGccatcaaaatttttattttaattatacactacatatatacacattatttattaatatttttgtcactGCAATAGGACAAACTTTCACATTCAAATTTCATATGATTTTCTTCCATACAGGatcaaattttaacaattattgatTTCACTCACACAAAAATTAATcagttttaaatgatatattaacaCAAGAACTTCAGAAGTTATTTAGTCCATTTCAGTCTATACTGATAAACATTCTCACGTTTTTTCTTCGTGATGACGGTTCCCCCGTGGGATGCCTGGaacaaatacatttcattttagaaatataaaataatatcttgtcgtaatatttacatagaccattaaaattattttagaattttattcaatttaaatgtgttttatagcaataaaaaataatgtatattaatagcagttttttataattaaatgttatttaaaatcacaTTTAAATAACCTGTCTGCATTTACTGTGAGGCTTTTGAACCCTGTAACCAATTTTGTTATAAgcaaaattcaaatgaaatccgtttacaaaaactttaatttagTTAGTCTAAGATATGCTGTTGATAAATCTAAACGTTTACAGAATGTAAGAACTTCATCCAGCAGCTTCTTGAACCGAAAGTGGAGCTCCGGATGAAGATAGAGGAAGCGGCGAGGCATCGTTGGATCAAGAAGTCGGGCATGAGGATGAAAACTCACCCGCTTGGAACCGTCGATTCCAAGGCTAACAGAGAGGTATCCAGCAAGTGGAACTGCATTTAGTGCCTCGTTTTTCTCAAATAACTTTACCTTTACATGTTCAGACAAATTGTCCGTGAAGGTATAATTTTTCAACATAATCTGGGTgcttgcaacaacaacaacagtctgcaaatttcccactgctgggttaaggccttttctccctttaagaaggttcggaatatatacatatttcgttGGGTGCTTGATGTTTAATAATCATACTTTCACAATAATCATCTCCCGCCTAACTTAGCGCTTATTCATAAGATTCTTTTACGTACCCTTTTCCTTCTTTCTAAAATtgattctttgttaaattgtaacaatttagtaaagtgcaatgaaatcaaattgaaCCTCCATTAATTTTCTGTACATCTACGGCTGGAGCTCTTTAatatgagaccataaccgatttaTTCGTCGTCGTCAGCagtcgtcccataatcactgggtaAAAAAACGactttacttaaatattgaGCTCTTTGTCATAATATATGCGTTACACCTTTTCTTCCGATATTGACAATGTTGTGGGATAAATATTAGCTATTTGAGATGAAGCATTTTTCATTTGCGAGATTCAACTCTGATATATTCAataatgatttttgtttattatatttcagataTATAGACAGATATCAGAACTGTCGGGACAAACTTTGATGGATGTCGTGGCCCATATTAAATCTGATCCATTCGGGGCAATAGCtggcatttacaatattaaaacacaTCTCCATCAACTCCATGCAACATCAATAGTGGACTTACTCTGGTCTGCCAACCCACAAGAATCAAGACCACAAAGTCCGCCTGAATATCGCGCTAAATATGAAATCGATACACCTTGTAGCAGTCAAAAGACACTTTCCATTCCTGACCTtattacaaaacaacaacaggCAAGAGTTAATCAACTTGGAATACAAAAATCTGAAATGTCAAAACCGACTATCCCCAAAATGGTGAATAGCAGAACTTTAAATGTGAGCAATTTCAATTCCCCGGTACTTCCAAACACTTCTCAGAAAGTCAATCAAATACCAACGACGCCGACTGTGGTCACTGAAGCAAATAAAAGTGCAAGATTAAGCAGACCATTAGGCATGTATGGTTTGAAGAAGCCAGTTTTCAAGGTGTTTGAAAATGGAGACGGCTTGGACAGAAGATTGCCCAGTATCAACGAACATTCCAATTTGGACATAGCAGACGCTAAGAAGACTTCTTGGCAGAATAGGAACCAAGGTGTTAGAAGAACGGATTTGGAGGAACCTCTAAGACTCAATAGTTGTCCGAATAGATCTGGGGACGTTAAAAGGGATACGATTTATAAACGAGTTGGAGATGGATTACAaaggtaaattatttttctattaagttAGAAAGTCAGTCTTTCCACCTTTCACAAAGCACCACCTAGTaaggtgtaagaaatattaaccatctgccaaatttgggaactaagagTTAAGTTCCCTATTTCTgagataagtaatattaattatggattTATAGGGGTGTTCTAGTGTTCAACAAGTCCTGggcaaattataaatgttttatctaCCCTCTATATCATCATATAACAACGGTTTGCCTTATTccctattaattattaattggagACATAAGAGTTAACAAAAGTGTGAgggtatatttatgttttcagtTGGCGAAATAACGTCACAAGTCCATCGACTCGAATACTTTTACAAAGCACCGCAACGACGATCAAGCGTGCCTCATTAgggtgataatttttttatgtatttatattttactttaagtatATCGCGTTTTAGACTCTGGCCGGAAAGACAACTTTTTCTTTGGATTTTGACGGTTTAGTGATCTAGATCTATCTCTGATCTTTTCTCTCTTTCTCACTCACTCAATTAGGGACATTTATTTGTCGTCTTTCTTTTATACTAtagtttgatataaaataaatgttagagCATATAAGTAATCTTGGGAAAAAATACCTTTTGAAGggatttttgataaatataatatagttaaaaagtatatttggtTTTCAGAAATATTATCAGTCCACATTCATCGTCGAACAGTCACTGTAAAAGTGAACGAGCGATGCCGGTGAGAACAATAAGTTACTAATAATTTGAGTTCTATTGATATGAAACAAGGCTTGTATTTGTCACTATGCAATGTCCAAGGGACATATTACATGttccatattattttatttttaacgacattgatttaatattgtagtcaagacaaatatatttttaataacactatgaaatcattattaaactattttttaggTTGGATGGTTCTCGACTAGACCTCTCAGCAAAGAGACTCACTCGCAGCGGCTGCGTCGGACGGCGCTCATGAAATGACCAAATTATCGatctgaataatatattttttcgaacgacttttttttttaaatatattaaaattccattCATGTCACGTTTACTGTAATTTTaagtgaataaaattattatattttgacaagTGTTAGTGttaaaaattatagtataaatttTGTTCCACTGCTATTTTACAAAATAGACCGCAATATTAGTTACGAAAAcggcattttatttatagagtcTAATTTTGACGGGGTTGGCTATGGCGGCGAGGTGCGTGTAGGTGGTGTGGCGCCGGCCTTATATCGAAGTGCTACGGACCGGTGTCAGTGGTAGGGCATGTGCGCGGGGTTGGCCATGGCGGCGAGGTGCGTGTAGGTGGTGTTGCGCCGGCCTTATAACGAAGTGCTACGGACCGGTGTCAGTGGTAGGGCATGTGCGCGGGGTTGGCCATGGCGGCGAGGTGCGTGTAGGTGGTGTGGCGCCGGCCTTATATCGAAGTGCTACGGACCGGTGTCAGTGGTAGGGCATGTGCGCGGGGTTGGCCATGGCGGCGAGGTGCGTGTAGGTAGTGTTGCGCCGGCCTTATAACGAAGTGCTACGGACCGGTGTCAGTGGTAGGACATGTGCGCGGGGTTGGCCATGGCGGCGAGGTGCGTGTAGGTAGTGTTGCGCCGGCCTTATAACGAAGTGCTACGGACCGGTGTCAGTGGTAGGGCATGTGCGCGGGGTTGGCCATGGCGGCGAGGTGCGTGTAGGTAGTGTTGCGCCGGCCTTATAAAGAAGTGCTACGGACCGGTGTCAGTGGTAGGGCATGTGCGCGGGGTTGGCCATGGCGGCGAGGTGCGTGTAGGTAGTGTTGCGCCGGCCTTATAACGAAGTGCTACGGACCGGTGTCAGTGGTAGGGCATGTGCGGGGGGTTGGCCATGGCGGCGAGGTGCGTGTAGGTAGTGTTGCGCCGGCCTTATAACGAAGTGCTACGGACCGGTGTCAGTGGTAGGGCATGTGCGCGGGGTTGGCCATGGCGGCGAGGTGCGTGTAGGTAGTGTTGCGCCGGCCTTATAAAGAAGTGCTACGGACCGGTGTCAGTGGTAGGGCATGTGCGCGGGGTTGGCCATGGCGGCGAGGTGCGTGTAGGTAGTGTTGCGCCGGCCTTATAACGAAGTGCTACGGACCGGTGTCAGTGGTAGGGCATGTGCGCGGGGTTGGCCATGGCGGCGAGGTGCGTGTAGGTAGTGTTGCGCCGGCCTTATAACGAAGTGCTACGGACCGGTGTCAGTGGTAGGGCATGTGCGCGGGGTTGGCCATGGCGGCGAGGTGCGTGTAGGTAGTGTTGCGCCGGCCTTATAAAGAAGTGCTACGGACCGGTGTCAGTGGTAGGGCATGTGCGCGGGGTTGGCCATGGCGGCGAGGTGCGTGTAGGTAGTGTTGCGCCGGCCTTATAACGAAGTGCTACGGACCGGTGTCAGTGGTAGGGCATGTGCGCGGGGTTGGCCATGGCGGCGAGGTGCGTGTAGGTAGTGTTGCGCCGGCCTTATAAAGAAGTGCTACGGACCGGTGTCAGTGGTAGGGCATGTGCGCGGGGTTGGCCATGGCGGCGAGGTGCGTGTAGGTAGTGTTGCGCCGGCCTTATAACGAAGTGCTACGGACCGGTGTCAGTGGTAGGGCATGTGCGCGGGGTTGGCCATGGCGGCGAGGTGCGTGTAGGTAGTGTTGCGCCGGCCTTATAACGAAGTGCTACGGACCGGTGTCAGTGGTAGGGCATGTGCGCGGGGTTGGCCATGGCGGCGAGGCGCGTGTAGGTGGTGTGCGCGCGCGCCGGTGCCGCCGCTTCGCTGCTCGCTGCGTCGCTCTTGAACACGGCCACGCCTTTCCATTGGTTCATGTATTGCACTGTTGgccaacaaaaatatatattaggttAGGTTTTTTGACAATAGTGGATCCAAAATAATTTACGAGGTTACTGAAATTACTTTTCCAAAGTCTAACGCAGCAGTCGTCACCAGAGGACGCCAGTAGCGTTCCAGTGACGTTCCAGGAGACGCGCCACACGCACGAGTTGTGATCTTCGAAAGCGGCCATCACTTCTGTCTTGAAACGCACTCCGCCACCGTTGGTTGAACTCGACGATTCCCTGCAATATTTTAATTGGATAGgatgatatattaaaatgttttaaatttactattctTTACGCTAACAAAATACTTCCTATGTGTACCCATGTCTTAGCAGgagaaaagtttaaaatatacatatttgtgaCATTTCAGTGTGAAGAGGCTTTTGCCAGAGGTTAATAGAGTTTTAGACTTACGATAGTGGTTCGATCTTGATGATTCTAACATCTTTGGTAGCAACAGCTAATAGATGAAAGGAGCGTCCCAAGTTTGGCGCGAAGGCTAGATCATTGACTGGTTCAACTACAGAAGATAGACATTCAGTTCTCGTCCATCGACGTGATGATTCACTGTacctgaaatattataaaaactttgcTTGATAAAACTTCTTATAATCATGCCCGCGTTTAAGGAGAGGGGGGGTATTGGTCGTGAGATCCAagtgataacatttttttccgGGAAAAAAGTTAAGTATCATATTATGTGCTATTCCAGACTGtatgtagaaaaaaatcattCCTAAGAATATTTCTAAAGCTGATTCTTAGTCATGATTAAAAGAATATTTGCATATATGTAAGTTAACAATAAATCTAGCCAAATTGCAAAAATTCGACAATTTGCCAACGGTGCCCATTGATTGGCATACGGTCAATTTTAGCTAAATTAGAAACATACTATTAAGCAATTGAAAGTTTTCTACCGCATTTTAAGCTTACAACAtaatagggaacatgcaaatataatatttatgaaaatcatactattaaaatgttaaaaaaagggCCACTacaaggtttatatttgatatatatttgttttttaataataattacgaattaaagtaacgtgaaacagaacgtatttcaaaacactaataTAGCGTTCAgggacgtcactcctgttatgactacttatttgaggtcatagttgtaaaaaattgaacattgaaacgaatattaattacgtttttcgaattaaaatggatgttgggtttgtcaaagcagactccagattcctcttttcagcttgaaaccacttttatctcagttttgtgtcagaaggtccagtcaaaaaccatttatttcaaatcaaatcaaatcaaaataaactttattcaagtaggcttttataagcacttttgaatcgtcattttacaattaagtgaagctaccaccggttcggaaagtagattctaccgagaagaaccggcaagaaactcagtagttactcttttttaacatttaaaaaatacaacgtcatgttaattaaatatgtacaattatttcaattaatgtatcctgcttggaagtcaacaggtattaactccacgcttttttatcatctacaaaatcttgtatcgaatagtatgccttttctaccaatgtatttttaacaaacgatttgaatttactaaacggcaaagttaaaaatttctgcggaattttattatagaaacggataccttgccccaagaaggatccattgactttgcggagtcggaaacttggcgttataagtttatccttacttctagtgcatatacaatgattatcataaTATAGATGGCGCTGCCAAACAGTAAACATAGTCTccgtaacaatttatttattaaaaaagtatttgtaacTAATCCCGTATATAAACCGTGGTGAATTGTGTGTTATAAGTCAATAACCAAGTACAAGTGTTATACACTGAAATAACTTAGTGAATTTACAGTTATTTGAacaaaaataatcagtgttaataatcgttataatttattaaatacaacgtaaaattgtattaaaaaaacacagtgTTATATTGCATTGGCATTGAAAACAAGTGGAACTAATTATGTTCAAGAAAAACAACAAGTTTTAAGTGCTAAATTTTCATAACCTTAATGTGACAATAAGTTGCCACGACAAATTCAAATTGTATCAACGATTTTTACCACTAAAGTATAGTACCTTATTTTCACCTGCTTAGTTAATTGAACAGTTGGTCTAGTGGATACACTGGGAGAAACGATCACAAAATAACTAGTCGTTCTAAATTCTAATCCCGctaaaactgaaaaaaatatcCACATAATTTTTAACtaagtttttaagtaattaaattcgGATCGaaaatgtcaaataataaaaatattatcacctGCGCAGCTTGTCCCAACAAGATCAAAGGTCGAGATTACCTCGTTTGCTCAAAGTGCAAGCAATACTTCGACTTACTGTGCGCTAACGTATCTGATGGCAAATTTACTTCGATGTCAAAAGAAAACAAGAGCTCTTGGATGTGCCACGGATGTCGTTGTAAACAACCAAAAAGTGACAACACAAATACGCCCATTCGACCAACGGGTTCGGTAACACAATCATTAAACATTCACTTTGAAGACGACGAGGAAACAGACAATGAACTGAGTAATAACATCACAATgcgaaaaaaaagtaaagaaactaTATTACATTTGAATTCTCCATCAAAGGATTACCCGGACATGTTACAAATTAAACGCATCATCCAAAACACGGTAAAAGAGTCTGTCGAATCAGCTGTTTCCACTTTCTTTTCCAAAGAATTCGAGCTCATAAAAAACGAACTGAAAAAACTAAATGAACTAAAAGAATCCGTTGAGTATTTGAGCTTCGAATACGACCGAGTTAAGGCCGATTTAGCAGCTTCCGAGGAAAAAATTAAGTCTCTTGTAAAAGACAACAGCACCCTAAATCAAACTGTTGAGTCTTTATCCGCTCGACTAAATCTTATTGAACAACATTCTCGTGAAAACAACCTGGAAATCAACGGAATTCCAGAGAATCGATGAAAATTTATACTCAGTTATTATTCAACTCGGAAATACCGTCTCACTGCCGATTCCCGAGACCGACATATTGTCATGCACAAGGGTACGGAAAATGGATGAAACCAATAACAGACCCCGGTCTGTAATTGTCAAACTGCGTAATACAAAAGTCAGAGACAGTATCATCGCTGCAGTATCCAAGTTCAATAAAAAGAGACAAACCGCAAGATTGAATTCAGGCGATCTGGGGTACGGCGGTAACAAGtcgaatatatatgtatctgaACATCTTTCCCCCTTTTACAAAGCATTACATGCACGCACCAGGATCGTTGCAAAGGAAAAAGGAATAAGATATGTATGGATTCGTAATGGTCGGATATTCGTTAGGAAAAATGATCAGTCACCTCCTAAACAAATCAAATGCTACAATTCCTTGAACAATCTTTAATACGAGAATCTCTTAATTACTATTAGTCCGTAGATAGTTAACAAAATTCAAGGTTTACTATCAGAATTTTCGTGGAATGAAAACTAAATTGCATAAAATACAAATGGCAACATTACAAGCTACCTATGAGATGATTGTTGCAACCGAAACGTGGCTGGATGACACTGTTGCGGACGGGGAATTGTTCACGGATAAATACACCATCTACAGAAGAGATCGTCAGTCAACCTCCTCTCAACGCAAGACTGGTGGTGGAGTGCTTATTGCAGTATCTAAATCATTAGAATCTAGACGAATTGAACATTTAGAAAGCAACGGTGAAGATTTATGGATTTCTGTAAAAGTGTCGGAAAATGGAGTCTCTacgaacattttattttgcGCAGTGTATATTCCGCCGCCTGTCTCTTTGGAAAGTTTAAACCTCATTTTGGACAATATAAGTGTGGTAATGCAATCTAACCCTGGTAAAGCTGTAGTTTTGGGAGATTTTAATTTGGGTTTTATAGATTGGCGGCTGGACGAAATCGAGGATCTGTTAAAACCCGACCATACCGTTAATACTTTGGGATTTTCTTTTGCAGATTTTTTGTCACTCAATTCACTAACACAATACAATAGAATAAAGAATCACAATCAACGTATACTTGATTTGGTcatgaataattttaacaatgtaaCCGTAATTGAAGCTTGCGAATTATTAAGTAACGTTGATCCTCACCATCCAGCACTAGAAATATCTTTGCGAATTAATGCCgataaatttttatacaataaaatatttgctacatatttatttagaaaggcCGACTACAACGCGGTAAACAGGTGTCTGGGAGAGTTTGATTGGTACTCTGAATTAGGGAGTTGTGGGAACGTCGATGCTATGGtagaaaaattgtataatatcttGTACGCTATAATTGATTCTCATGTTCCAAAAATTAAGCCAAAAGCATTTAAATATCCTGTCTGGTTCACATCTTCcctgataaaattaattaacgaaaA includes:
- the LOC124537340 gene encoding hormonally up-regulated neu tumor-associated kinase-like, giving the protein MKMASMTRSRGQVYSVGNYLMTGKVLGKGHFARVEEATHRIIGKKVAIKIIDLTCIKEEYARRNLHREPRVMAKLRHPCIAALYETMMHGPRLYVVMEAACGGDLCAHVLQARGSARGLPEPRARSLAAQLVSAVRHMHSRGVVHRDLKMENIMLDSTKQYIKIVDFGLSNLWRAGGALATPCGSLEYAAPELFEDGRRYGPEVDLWSIGVIVYGMVTGGLPFSSATGGGSGSRSQLRAAIARGITRRQRAALVCVSTECKNFIQQLLEPKVELRMKIEEAARHRWIKKSGMRMKTHPLGTVDSKANREIYRQISELSGQTLMDVVAHIKSDPFGAIAGIYNIKTHLHQLHATSIVDLLWSANPQESRPQSPPEYRAKYEIDTPCSSQKTLSIPDLITKQQQARVNQLGIQKSEMSKPTIPKMVNSRTLNVSNFNSPVLPNTSQKVNQIPTTPTVVTEANKSARLSRPLGMYGLKKPVFKVFENGDGLDRRLPSINEHSNLDIADAKKTSWQNRNQGVRRTDLEEPLRLNSCPNRSGDVKRDTIYKRVGDGLQSWRNNVTSPSTRILLQSTATTIKRASLGNIISPHSSSNSHCKSERAMPVGWFSTRPLSKETHSQRLRRTALMK